Proteins encoded by one window of Geobacter sp. DSM 9736:
- a CDS encoding lipocalin family protein — protein sequence MQKILFLSLLLLTNDLLGSDLPEVRTVPSVNVSRYMGEWYEIARYPARFQEGCLASSATYNLRPDGEIDVINRCRDEEDGRLREAKGKAWVVDSTSNAKLKGSFFWPFRGDYWIIDLGKEYEYAVVATPDRKYLWILGRKPALGKDVLDGILQRLKEQRFDPEKLIWRRD from the coding sequence ATGCAAAAAATCCTTTTTCTTTCCCTCCTCCTTCTCACAAACGATCTTCTGGGTTCCGATCTCCCTGAGGTGCGCACCGTCCCCAGCGTCAATGTTTCCCGCTACATGGGAGAGTGGTATGAAATTGCGCGGTACCCCGCCAGGTTCCAAGAGGGATGTCTCGCTTCCAGCGCCACGTACAACCTCCGTCCCGATGGTGAGATTGATGTAATCAACAGATGTCGGGATGAAGAGGACGGGAGGCTGCGGGAGGCGAAAGGGAAGGCATGGGTTGTTGATTCGACGAGTAATGCCAAGCTCAAGGGCTCCTTCTTCTGGCCGTTCCGCGGGGATTACTGGATCATTGATCTGGGGAAGGAGTACGAGTATGCAGTTGTCGCCACCCCTGATCGAAAATATCTCTGGATCCTCGGAAGGAAGCCTGCTTTGGGAAAGGACGTCCTCGATGGAATCCTGCAGCGGCTGAAGGAGCAGCGGTTCGATCCGGAGAAGCTTATTTGGCGTAGGGATTAG
- the acnB gene encoding bifunctional aconitate hydratase 2/2-methylisocitrate dehydratase, with the protein MIEAYLQHEAERKAQGIPALPLNPEQTAELCKLLENPPAGKEAFLLNLLKERVSPGVDPAAEVKAKFLAEIVKGAKKSPLVSKKEAVQILGTMMGGYNVAPLVEALKDAELADEAACALSGMTLVYDGFDAVVALSKSNAAAKKVVESWANAEWFTKRPAVPETIKVKVFKVEGEINTDDFSPAGDAWSRPDIPLHALAMGKTRFPNRLAQIAEWRAAGNQVAFVGDVVGTGSSRKSACNSVLWHIGQEIPAVPNKKTAGVIIGGVIAPIFFNTAQDSGALPIKADVTKMNDGDVITINTKKGEITNEKGDVISTFKLAPNTIADEFRAGGRIPLIIGRAVTEKARKALGLGDTDVFTLPVNPAPKAGQGYSLAQKMVGKACGVAGVLPGSACDPIMTTVGSQDTTGPMTADELKELACLKFLSPMFMQSFCHTAAYPKPADVKMHKNLPKFITERGGVPLKPGDGVIHSWLNRLLLPDTVGTGGDSHTRFPIGISFPAGSGLVAFAGAMGFMPLDMPESVLVRFKGKLNPGITLRDVVNAIPYWAIKQGKLTVPKKNKVNIFNGRILEMEGLPDLSVEQAFELTDAAAERSAAAGCIQLSKESVATYLRSNVALMKKMIAEGYQDAKTLQNRIDAVNEWLKNPQLLEADKNAQETGAYADVIEIDLAEITEPILACPNDPDDVKLLSEVANTPIQDVFIGSCMTNIGHFRAAAEIWRGQKFNPAVRTWICPPTRMDQAQLKDEAYFAVYSAMGARVEIAGCSLCMGNQARVPDGVNMFSTSTRNFDDRIGDGAKVFLGSGELGAIITNLGRIPTKEEYFAAIKEKVEPKKDAIYKYLQFDEMPEYAGA; encoded by the coding sequence ATGATTGAAGCGTATCTGCAGCACGAAGCCGAAAGAAAGGCGCAGGGTATCCCGGCGCTCCCTCTTAACCCGGAGCAGACAGCGGAGCTGTGCAAGCTGCTCGAAAATCCCCCGGCAGGGAAGGAAGCATTTCTTCTCAACCTGCTCAAGGAGCGCGTTTCCCCCGGCGTCGACCCCGCCGCCGAAGTGAAGGCGAAGTTCCTTGCCGAGATCGTGAAGGGCGCCAAGAAGTCCCCCCTCGTCTCAAAAAAGGAAGCGGTCCAGATCCTCGGGACGATGATGGGCGGCTACAACGTGGCACCGCTGGTCGAGGCGCTGAAGGATGCCGAGCTGGCCGACGAGGCTGCCTGCGCTCTCTCCGGAATGACGCTCGTCTATGACGGTTTCGATGCCGTTGTCGCGCTCTCCAAGTCCAACGCCGCTGCCAAGAAGGTCGTCGAATCGTGGGCCAACGCCGAGTGGTTCACCAAGCGCCCGGCCGTTCCCGAGACAATCAAGGTGAAGGTCTTCAAGGTCGAAGGGGAGATCAACACCGACGACTTCTCGCCTGCAGGCGACGCCTGGAGCCGTCCCGACATCCCCCTCCACGCTCTTGCCATGGGCAAGACCCGCTTCCCGAACCGTCTTGCCCAGATCGCCGAGTGGCGTGCAGCAGGCAACCAGGTTGCCTTCGTGGGCGACGTGGTCGGCACCGGTTCCTCCCGCAAGTCGGCCTGCAACAGCGTGCTGTGGCACATCGGCCAGGAGATCCCGGCCGTTCCCAACAAGAAGACCGCAGGCGTCATCATCGGCGGCGTCATCGCCCCGATCTTCTTCAATACTGCCCAGGATTCCGGCGCCCTCCCCATCAAGGCGGACGTGACCAAGATGAACGACGGCGACGTGATCACCATCAACACCAAGAAGGGTGAGATCACCAACGAGAAGGGTGACGTCATCTCCACCTTCAAGCTCGCCCCCAACACCATCGCCGACGAGTTCCGCGCCGGCGGCCGCATTCCGCTCATCATCGGCCGTGCAGTCACCGAGAAGGCCCGCAAGGCTCTCGGCCTCGGCGACACCGACGTCTTCACGCTGCCGGTCAACCCGGCTCCTAAAGCAGGCCAGGGTTACTCCCTTGCCCAAAAGATGGTCGGCAAAGCCTGCGGCGTAGCCGGCGTTCTCCCCGGCAGCGCCTGCGACCCGATAATGACCACTGTAGGAAGCCAGGACACCACCGGCCCGATGACCGCCGACGAGCTCAAAGAGCTCGCCTGCCTCAAGTTCCTCTCGCCGATGTTCATGCAGTCGTTCTGCCACACCGCGGCCTATCCGAAGCCAGCCGACGTGAAGATGCACAAGAACCTGCCGAAGTTCATCACAGAGCGGGGCGGGGTGCCCCTCAAGCCCGGCGACGGCGTCATCCACAGCTGGCTCAACCGTCTCCTGCTCCCCGACACCGTGGGGACCGGCGGCGACTCCCATACCCGTTTCCCGATCGGCATCAGCTTCCCGGCAGGTTCCGGCCTCGTTGCCTTCGCCGGCGCGATGGGGTTCATGCCCCTCGATATGCCGGAGTCGGTCCTCGTCCGCTTCAAGGGCAAGCTCAACCCGGGCATCACCCTGCGTGACGTGGTGAACGCCATCCCCTACTGGGCGATCAAGCAGGGCAAGCTCACCGTGCCCAAGAAGAACAAGGTCAACATCTTCAACGGCCGCATCCTGGAGATGGAAGGTCTTCCCGACCTCTCCGTGGAGCAGGCCTTCGAGCTCACCGACGCCGCCGCCGAGCGCTCCGCCGCAGCCGGCTGCATCCAGCTCTCCAAGGAGTCGGTTGCCACCTACCTGCGCTCCAACGTGGCCCTCATGAAGAAGATGATCGCCGAGGGTTACCAGGATGCCAAGACCCTCCAGAACCGCATCGACGCGGTGAACGAGTGGCTCAAGAACCCGCAGCTCCTGGAAGCCGACAAGAACGCGCAGGAGACCGGCGCTTACGCCGACGTGATCGAGATCGATCTCGCCGAGATCACCGAACCGATCCTCGCCTGCCCCAACGATCCGGACGACGTGAAGCTCCTCTCCGAGGTGGCCAACACCCCCATCCAGGACGTCTTCATCGGCTCCTGCATGACCAACATCGGCCACTTCCGCGCCGCCGCCGAAATCTGGCGTGGCCAGAAGTTCAACCCGGCCGTACGCACCTGGATCTGCCCGCCGACCCGGATGGATCAGGCCCAGCTCAAGGACGAGGCATACTTCGCCGTGTACAGCGCCATGGGCGCCCGCGTCGAAATCGCCGGCTGCTCGCTCTGCATGGGTAACCAGGCACGCGTGCCCGACGGGGTGAACATGTTCTCCACCTCCACCCGTAACTTCGACGACAGGATCGGGGACGGCGCGAAGGTCTTCCTTGGCTCCGGCGAGCTCGGCGCGATCATCACCAACCTTGGCCGCATCCCGACCAAGGAGGAGTATTTCGCAGCGATCAAGGAGAAGGTCGAGCCGAAGAAGGACGCGATCTACAAGTACCTGCAGTTCGACGAGATGCCTGAGTACGCGGGTGCCTAA
- a CDS encoding MBL fold metallo-hydrolase codes for MKVEQYVCLVCGFNMIGFHPDRCPFCGAASSRFITAEECSGRYKVIGTPVTDKVTRLNSQPPLGLEHAAYHIETAHGPCWVDCPSSFDSSLKRADAILFTHHHFLGASNLYREHFSAEVHIHREDSLHDISRPFPFDVTFEQNFTHNGIEAFHIGGHTPGFTLYVFEDVLFICDYVFLDGDAMKYNPFGLAGQTVAGGMRIRDCLQGRRLSTVCGYNYVIGYDDWKRRFDEGPLFGGY; via the coding sequence ATGAAGGTCGAGCAGTATGTCTGCCTCGTTTGCGGATTCAACATGATCGGCTTTCATCCCGACCGCTGTCCTTTCTGCGGTGCGGCGAGCAGCCGTTTCATCACTGCCGAGGAGTGCTCCGGCCGGTATAAGGTCATAGGGACGCCGGTGACCGACAAGGTAACCCGACTGAACTCCCAGCCGCCGCTCGGCCTCGAGCACGCGGCCTATCACATCGAGACAGCACACGGTCCCTGCTGGGTCGACTGTCCCTCATCGTTCGACAGCTCCTTGAAGCGGGCGGATGCGATCCTGTTCACCCACCACCATTTTCTCGGCGCCTCCAACCTCTACCGGGAGCACTTTTCGGCGGAGGTGCATATCCACCGCGAAGATTCGCTCCACGACATCAGCCGCCCCTTCCCTTTCGACGTCACCTTCGAACAGAATTTCACCCACAACGGCATCGAAGCCTTCCACATCGGTGGCCATACCCCCGGCTTCACGTTGTACGTCTTCGAAGACGTGCTCTTCATCTGCGACTACGTCTTTCTCGATGGCGACGCCATGAAGTACAACCCCTTCGGCCTGGCGGGGCAGACCGTCGCAGGAGGCATGCGGATACGCGACTGCCTCCAAGGACGGCGACTCTCCACCGTCTGCGGCTACAATTACGTCATCGGGTACGACGACTGGAAACGCAGGTTCGATGAGGGGCCGCTGTTTGGGGGTTACTGA
- a CDS encoding aminoacyl-tRNA deacylase, which produces MNYEEKLNIFIAAQGLAAEHLVFEASCHSVAEAAVAAGITERDLVKSICMIGRTGRLIVAIVKGEDRADRRRVGDLLGEKAPRLAKSEEILERTGYPCGGTPPFGFEATFIVDERVMEMPLVYAGGGTATSLVRVAPAEIVRLGGIVGAVRVREV; this is translated from the coding sequence ATGAACTATGAAGAGAAGCTGAATATTTTCATCGCCGCGCAAGGCCTTGCGGCGGAGCACCTTGTATTCGAGGCCTCCTGCCATTCGGTGGCCGAAGCGGCGGTGGCCGCCGGGATAACGGAGCGCGACCTGGTGAAGAGCATCTGCATGATCGGGCGCACCGGTCGCCTTATCGTTGCGATAGTGAAGGGGGAGGACCGGGCCGACCGGCGGCGGGTCGGGGACCTCCTGGGGGAGAAGGCGCCGCGGCTGGCGAAGAGCGAGGAGATTCTGGAGCGCACCGGCTACCCGTGCGGCGGGACTCCCCCCTTCGGATTTGAGGCGACCTTCATTGTGGATGAAAGGGTGATGGAGATGCCGCTGGTCTATGCTGGTGGCGGTACCGCAACGTCGCTTGTCAGGGTTGCACCGGCGGAGATTGTTCGGCTGGGCGGGATCGTGGGGGCGGTCAGGGTGCGTGAGGTGTAG